The following are encoded in a window of Impatiens glandulifera chromosome 5, dImpGla2.1, whole genome shotgun sequence genomic DNA:
- the LOC124937869 gene encoding CBL-interacting serine/threonine-protein kinase 9-like, which produces MSMTAPTTRTRVGKYEIGRTLGEGSFAKVKFATNVETGHPVALKIIDRHHVLHHQMVEQIKREISTMKLVNHPNVLKIMEVMASKTKIYIVLEYVAGGELFDKIAKMGRLKEDEARKYFQQLINAVDYCHSRGVFHRDLKPENLLMDSFGVLKVSDFGLSAFSKQVRGDGLLHTACGTPNYVAPEVLTDKGYDGTSADIWSCGVILYVLLAGYLPFDEPNLMTLYKKIHKADFSCPSLFSSGAKNLIKRILDPKPLTRMTVPEILSHEWFKKNYMPPSFEQEEGINVDDIDAAFDGNEEHLVTERKEKPVSMNAFELISRSQSFNLDNLFEKQMDLSGLVKRETRFASKCPANEIMSKIEEAAKPLGFNVHKRNYKMRLQGDKTGRKGHLSVATEVFEVAPSLHMVELRKTGGDTLEFHKFYKSFSSGLKDVVWDTQSKDEDTTS; this is translated from the exons ATGAGCATGACGGCTCCGACTACCCGGACGCGTGTTGGAAAATATGAGATCGGTCGGACTCTTGGAGAAGGTAGTTTTGCTAAGGTCAAGTTCGCTACCAACGTTGAAACTGGTCATCCGGTCGCCTTAAAAATTATCGACCGTCATCACGTACTCCATCACCAAATGGTTGAGCAG attaaaagagaaatatcaACGATGAAGCTTGTCAATCATCCAAATGTTCTAAAAATTATGGAG GTTATGGCAAGCAAGACAAAGATCTACATTGTGCTTGAGTATGTTGCTGGTGGTGAGCTTTTCGACAAAATA GCAAAAATGGGAAGATTAAAAGAAGATGAAGCTAGGAAATACTTTCAGCAGCTGATTAATGCTGTTGACTACTGCCACAGTAGAGGTGTCTTCCATAGAGATCTAAAG CCAGAGAATTTGCTTATGGACTCATTCGGTGTGCTAAAAGTTTCAGACTTTGGACTGAGTGCATTCTCTAAGCAAGTAAGG GGAGATGGACTACTTCACACTGCATGTGGAACTCCAAATTATGTTGCTCCTGAG GTACTGACAGACAAAGGCTATGATGGAACTTCGGCAGATATTTGGTCTTGTGGAGTCATTCTATATGTCCTTTTGGCTGGCTACTTGCCTTTTGATGAACCCAACCTTATGACTCTGTATAAGAAG ATCCACAAGGCTGATTTCTCATGCCCATCACTATTTTCTTCTGGTGCAAAGAATTTGATCAAGCGCATTCTAGATCCAAAACCACTTACA CGGATGACAGTTCCTGAAATCTTATCACATGAATGGTTCAAAAAGAATTACATGCCACCATCTTTTGAGCAGGAAGAAGGTATCAATGTTGACGACATAGATGCCGCATTTGATGGCAATGAG GAGCATCTTGTGACTGAAAGGAAGGAGAAACCTGTATCTATGAATGCATTTGAGCTCATTTCCAGATCTCAAAGTTTCAATCTTGACAATTTATTTGAGAAACAAATG GATTTGAGTGGTCTTGTTAAGCGGGAAACACGGTTTGCATCGAAATGTCCGGCCAATGAGATTATGTCTAAGATTGAAGAGGCTGCAAAACCATTGGGTTTCAATGTTCACAAGAGGAACTATAAG ATGAGGTTACAAGGTGATAAAACTGGAAGAAAGGGCCATCTTTCGGTGGCTACCGAG GTGTTTGAAGTGGCTCCTTCACTACACATGGTAGAGCTTAGAAAAACTGGAGGTGACACACTTGAGTTTCACAAG TTCTACAAGAGCTTCTCTTCAGGATTGAAAGATGTTGTCTGGGACACCCAATCTAAAGATGAAGATACAACCAGTTGA